The Elgaria multicarinata webbii isolate HBS135686 ecotype San Diego chromosome 11, rElgMul1.1.pri, whole genome shotgun sequence genome segment ATTGGAAgtttcaaggagattatgatatagaagattagtataaagaaatatgggctattgctataaatgataaattaacatgtaatattagatttagaagggggataataaaaaacaatgattttgaagagatatggaaattgttcccagaacatgtatttttaaaagggagaggaagaacacctccagaagattcaacgcaattttggaaactagaataagatcccgaggttggggggcacttattaatgtgagttagttaaaaagaagaatgtatagctaagaaataagaggaatgttgtgttatgtatgtatatgatttattatgagttgttgttaaataataataaaaaaattgtaaaaaaagaatTTTTATTCCATTATGCTGCAAACAAAAGCCACTTTCTCATAAATCCCTCGGTATTTCTTCTCTTTCGGTTTCCTGAATAATGAGTAATCTTAGACATGACCAGAACATGCCATTTCTTTACCATTCTGAAATGAGAGGACCATCACTTTTCCCCCTTACTGGCTATAACATGTATCTTTGTTGCTGTTAATAAATTAATTACTAACTCAAAATCAGATTCTGTTACTATAGTCTTCAAATAACTGTTTTTGGGATGTTCTGGTAAAgcctttccccccccacaatgatCCTAATAACCAAACCTGAGTAATAACTGGAAAAACCCAAAATATATGGATCAAGTGATGTGGAATGTCATCATGTAGTCCTGTGTAGCACATGACCATAACAAACCACTGTGTTAAATTTCCCTTCAGTAGCTTCAAGCCAATATTTCTAGTTTTTACAGTTGCTTCCTTATCCGTCCCATCAAGAAGGATCACAGCGAACCACTAGGAAATTCAAGCTAGGATTAGGGGCAGTGAGTCATGGACAAAGGACATATCAGATGGTTGTGATCCAAGTCTTCTGTATCTCAAGTTTTACATAGGCAGAGCATGTTACATTTCCATAACATCTGTCTAAGAATCTCAaagcttctcttctcttctctgtgagccatggagctttatcacaccagcgttatactgtgcaatcactgtgaattgcgtgcaaaggactccgaagttttccatcttataatctgcttttattgtgaagtactcccatgcatcctgctttaattgcgcttcttaaccaaaagaagtgcaatattttgctactagtttttgagcgtatcatttgttgttttctgagtggccactggggcgcaggagcaagatttgaagaaaaattaaacaaatgcttacatctgcgtaagctttaaagataaagacatcaaaattggcagagtaatagacattaaggagagctttaagcataccaaatttgaatcggattgggtcatccattgatttgttatgatttttttacatttctccttttaaatccctttcctggtatgcaaaggatctagccaccctgtagcagcagcaacaacaatggcgacagcttagcgctgtaggggataattcgagggaaacagctacgtgggatgaagctcatgcACAGTAAAAACATGTCATAGAGCCCTCTTGGGACTCTTCCACTTCAGAAtacaaatgggtgggtgggtcacagTTTGAATCCCTCCTCCACATTTAAAAACCCCCAACTTTCTGGAAGTTAAAAAGAATTCAGCATGTAAAGATATATTAGAAGTCATCTCCATGACACCAGTTTTCTACAGGCAGAATGTATTTTGATGGAGAGATGATTTGCACTTCTATTCTGAAGTGGTTCAGTACAAGAAAGGCTATAATATGTACGGGTAGGACATACCACAAAATGCTGATGCTCAGGATTCCATCTACTGCACTCCCTTCACCCTCTCCCCATTTTTCCATCCCCCCTGAACAGGGAACAGGGAAGCTGTAGGCTGAAACATTTAGAgtgccataagttgcccacccatcGGCTCACCAAGCGCACAGTGTTGGTACAAGCATAAATCGGGTTGGAGGTGAAACCTGGTATGCTTCCAAGTATATTCTTTAGGGCAGGGGTTGAAACCAGGTGGCCTGCAGCAGGCCTGCAGCCCCCAGTACTATCCTGCAAATCcttcttttttaaggaaaaaatggcACCCATAGTGGCTATGGAGCGCCAAAAGGGTCGAAAGCATCTTGCATCAGACCCCCAAAGAACAACAACATGGACGCCTGCAGCCCTCCCAAAGGGTGCTTCTACTTTAACAAGCCCAAGCTAACCCCCGAGGTCTCTCTTTGTCCCTGCCTATCCTAGGGTGGttgtgtgtcctactttacagaggacagttctctatctgaaagtctgtcagaggacagtcctctaattgaaggtACCCTCTACTAAAAGGCTGTTcagtccaagcccagtttaagGCTAAGGAACAGTGAGAAGGGGAAGCAGCCAGGGccttttgaagttgcccatcaactagacagcagactgaacaggcacaggTCTACACAGGTGACCTGGTCACACTCCTTCCTAGGAGGGTGAAGTGttttctattgctttttaaattctaGTCATTGTTCCCAAACTGTCATCTATACACAAGAATTAGCTTGAAGAaaattttatacaaatctgtgtcctcttttttttgggggggggagaatttccTCTCTTTCTGTGCATGTATGAGGCAaaaatggccaccctactctGAGCTTTTCAGCATGAGGCTGTTCATCTCTATGTCTactttcagggctcatctacaccaagcaggagattccACCAAGtggtaagaaagtggtatataaaaggcaggagccacactagtatTTTATAggggtattaaagtgcactgcaggatctaaactactgtttatagtggtactgaagtgcactgacaactgttggggcccataacacatctacagtAAGCAGggtacaacactatgaaagtggtatggaagtggtatatggtacgtgtcatgggccacaacagttgtcagtgcacttcaatactgctataaagcagtggtgtggttcctgccttttatatactgctttcagaccactttaatagtgaaatatcctgcttggtgtagatgagctctaaaTTTATTGACAGAATTGAGATTGGATCTCTACCCAaagaacttttcttttcctgcttttctgcaacataacctctaggtggcactgtgagaAAGTGGAATATTGTAAGTATACAAGTaagaaaatgccttttctttcACTTCCATTAATAATAAAGCCATTTCCTCCACTctagtaaataaaaaacaaaacaacaacaacaggaaagtgCTCCTAAAAGACAGAGGTGAAACTGGAGGAatatgacatcatctaaagaacccgtaaacaactgtgatcaacaagcacacaataaagcacaagcacataaaaagaaaagcctcgtgtagaaaagctgttCATTTATTATATATTCAACTCAGACGAGACAGAAAGCTAGATTTTTAATTAGGCTGTGCTCCCCAGTGAATTGCAGTGAAttgtctctctgaagttaagatGCTAAACCTGGAAAATGATCAAATGAGAGAATGTAGTAATAACAGCTCTAGTGAGTCactctttatttattgattgattgatctgaAAGCTACTGCAAATGGGTCccacatattgcagtaatccaaatgagaggttatcagagcatggataactgtagctaggctatctctgtccagataagggcgcagctggtatatcagcctaagctgataaaaggtgctctttgccactgagttcacctgtgcctcaagtgacagttctggatccaagagcacccccaaactacagacccgatcctttagggagaatgcaaccctgtccaggacagggcaaacatcacctcgccggatagatgaaccacctgctaaaaatacctccgtcttgtctggattgagtctcagtttgttagctctcatccagtccattaccgtgcccaggcactggttcagaacagccactgcctcacctgggtttgataaaaaggaaaggtagagctgggtatcatccgcatattgatgacacctcagtccacatctccggacaacctcccccagcggcttcatgtatatgttaaacagcataggataaaaatgtaataataataagatttatttatttatttatttatttagaatatttatataccgctccccattgaaaaaagaTGGGTACATATTAACATCTATGATGAAACTATTTAATTGGTCAAATGTTAGAGAAGAGCATCAACAGATATTTTTAATATATCGAATTTGTACCCTGTTCTTCATGACTTACCCACAGAATTTAAATAGATATTTCTACAAAACAActactttttgtgtgtgagtgtggtaAATGTGTGCGTGCATAAAAACATACACTTTTTGCTTGTGAAGTTCTATGTAAATTCTTTGTGTATGtcagaaacacacaaacacacatttaggAACCAATGAGTAGCATCTACCTGTAAGCTAATTTTCTTCCAACTTTTCCTCATGTTTTCCTCTTCTGATAGTACTGGCTGTGAAAGCGAATTCTGTTGATCTAACTCTTTTGCAAAGTTTTTCTCCCACTTGAAGAGGGACTTTGGACTAACCATTTGGCCTCAGTTGACTTATTTTTGCTCTATGCTGACTCAGGAGCCTGTGTTTTCCTCACAAGACAAGAAGTAGATGAAAGTGTCAGCCAACCTTTGAGTTTTCAGAAATGAAGATCAGCCATTGCTTGTCTACGCCAAAATACATTACTAGGCATAATGTGATACCTccactggcccagagtcacccagtgaacttccatggcggagtggggattagacccaggatctcccaactccccgtCCAATTCACTAACCAcgaaaccacactggctctcattggtTCTCTCTTGAAAAGCTGCTTTCAAGCACCAGCATACAACCTTCCATTAGTTGTTGAGGGGGGTTGACAGGGGGGTGGTAGTTGGTGCTTTCCCTCATATTCTGCTTTTCTGCCTTCACCACAATAACACTACGAAACTCTTCTGTACTCTtgagcatttaatggcatttaatgACTtctgtgttacacacacacacacatacacacacacacacattgaacgACTGTACTGTTTCTCTGCTTCTTGTACTTTGTGTCAAATGTGTGGTTTTTCATTGGTTTTTAatattgctgtttctcccccaccccacttttctatTTCTGATGGCTTAGCTGCCCTGAGGCTTCTGCAATAAGGCAGGACGTAAACCTTTATATCAACAAAGAAACATCCTGGGCTCAGACCATGCTATTTCCATTCAAGCTGTTTGCTATTGCAGACTGATCAGCCCTCATCAGTACATGAGATGGGAAGGAATGATAATGAGACGGCCATGACAGAATTCATCCTGTTAGGCCTCTCGAGTAACCCTCACACAAAGTTGATCCTCTTtggcctctttctcctcatttacCTCATCACTGCCGTGGGCAACGGCCTTCTCATCCTGCTCGCCGTGGTGGATCCCCGTCTGCAcacccccatgtacttcttcctcGGCAACTTGTCTTTCCTTGACATCTGCTATACtaccagcagcatcccccagATGTTGGCTCACTGCCTGTCAGACAGGCCAACAATGTCCTACGCCCGGTGTTTCGCCCAAATGTATATCCTTCTCTTCTTGGGGATGACTGAGTGCCTCCTTCTGGCGATGATGTCCTATGACCGCTGGGTGGCTGTGTGTAACCCACTGCGCTACATGCTCATCATGAACAGGAAGGTTTGCATTGCCCTAGCCACTTTTTCGTGGGGCTGTTCTTTCCTCCTGATCCTGGTGCCTTCTCTCACCACACAGGCCTCGCTGTGCGGGCATAACATTATCGATCACTTTGTGTGTGAAATCCAGGCCATGCTTACACTGGCCTGCTCGGACACCCGCAGTAACTGGGCTATCATGTCTGCCACCAGCATCTTCACTTTGCTCCTGCCCTTTGGCTTCATCGTGGTCACCTATGGCCGTATTATCATGGCTGTGCTGAAAATGCAATCCACAGAAAACAGGAACAAAGCCTTCTCAACCTGCAGTTCCCACCTCATGGTAGTAGCCGTATTCTATGGGACGGCCATGTCCATGTACCTACAGCCTCAGGCCAAGTCTTCCTCGGATAAAGGCAAGTACATTGCCATATTCTATGCCACCATCACTCCCATGTTGAACCCCCTGATCTACAGCTTAAGGAACAAGGATGTGAAGCAAGCATTCTGGAAGGTGGCTGGGAGGAAAAGGAACCTCTGAGAGCTACCAggactttcatttcattttcagcatAGTTGTCCTTTTGTTTGAATGCAGTCATCCACCAACTTCATGCCTTCCAGTGATGTTGGAATAATAGTCTCATCATCCTGAACCAGCAGGGGCatactgggtggggctgatgggagttgtagtccaaaaaatgaGGTCAACaagatttttaatgtgtattattatttttttatggcTCTGCAAGGGTGTTTGCCACCACCACTGTTAGTTTGTTGTTTGAAAAAATTGCAATTTGTCATGGACATTTTGTAGCTTTGTGAAACAGGGAAGCcaggccttttttgttttgttctgaaggatgtgtgtgtgtgtgtgtgttttaaccccTTTTGGCGAAGCCCTGGGTTCCCTCCAAGCAAGTTGATGCCTCCCTCATCAGCATGGGAGGCACCATTTTGGCTATCTAAGGAGTGGCACGAAGCCCTGAACACTGGAAGTGGAGGGAATGACGATTCAAATCCATGTTCTAAATTCTGTGTCTGGAACAAGTTGTGTAACCCAGGCAGATTTCTTTTGGGTTTGGCTTATTTGGTTAAGGGTGCAGATGCTTTGATGTTATTgcaggaattggggagggggcgtGTTTCACTGCTTTCTTTGATTCTGATGGACCTGGAAAAGACAGCTTGGGACTCATCAAACACTGAGCAGTTACAACTCCCCCAATCCAAGATCCCACAAGGTTCCGAAGTACAAGCTTGAACGagacatgtcctgcttgttgcttGACCATGGGCATCTGATTggtcactgcatgaacagaacacAAAATAGGTGTTTGATGTGCTTCAACATGACTCTTATGTTCTGAGCAGAGATGACTAAAGATTGCACCATCTCCATGGGCATTGTGGAAGTCTCAATGGATGCATCCTCATGCTGGGATTATTAGAAATAGACCCTTTGGAATCACAATAGATTTACTTAGACCAATTCAAATCAATAGGACTCACAAGTGGCTTacatgtcccattgttttcagtggctcTGTTCTATGTATGACAAAAGCGGTATGCAACTTCTTGAATACAATATGAAATAATCTTGTATTGTCTCAGCCATAGTAAGGAAATGTAActacttaaaacaaaaaacaaaaatacaaatgtaCAATGTATAGAAGCCATATAAATGACATCCTGGTAGCTTATTAGAATCATTATTCCAATATCCTGCAAACAAAAGCCACTTTCTCATAAATCCCTTGgtatttcttctcctttggtTTCCTGAATAATGAGTAATCTTAGGCATGACCAGAACATGCCATTTCTTTACCATTCTGAAATGAGAGGACCATCACTTTCCCCCCTTATGGCTATAACTTGTATCTTTGTTGCTGTTAataaggggctgcctttgaagacggttcggaagctgcagctcgtgcaaaatgcagcggccagattgatttcgggaaccagaaggtttgaccatataacacctgctctggtccacttgcactggctgcctgtatgtttccaagcccaattcaaggtgctggttttgacctataaagccttacacggcttgggaccacaatacctgacggaacgcctctcccgacgtgaatatacccggtcactacattcaacatctaaggtgcctactccgggtgcctactccgagagaggctcggagtgtggcaacaagggatagggcagtcggtggcccccagactgtggaatgatctccctgatgaggctcgcctggcaccaacgctgctatctttccggcgccaggttaagactttcctctttgcccaggcatatggcggcacatcctaattacccacatgtttagtttttaatcggtttttaatgctttatgtgtgtatgttctgtgtttttgagttttaaattttgtatacttgttttcacctcaattttagaatttctgtaaaccgcccagagagccctggctatgggagcggtatataagtgtaataaataaataaataaataaataaataaataaatattaacgcCAAATCAGATTCTGTTACTATAGTCTTCAAATAACTGTTTTTGGGATGTTCTGGTAaagcctttccccccacaatgatCCTAATAACCAAACCTGACTAATAACTGGACATACCCAAAATATATGGATCAAGTGATGTGGAATGTCATCATGTAGTCCTGTGTAGCACATGACCATAACAAACCACTGTGTTAAATTTCCCTTCAGTAGCTTCAAGCCAATATTTCTAGTTTTTACAGTTGCTTCCTTATCCGTCCCATCAAGAAGGATCACAGTGAACCACTAGGAAATTCAAGCTAGGATTAGGGGCAGTAAGTAACACCAGACTGTCATGAACAAAGGACATATCAGATGGTTGTGATCTAAGTCTTCTGTGCCTCATATTTTACATATGAAGATCCTGTTACATTTCCATAACATCtgtctaagagctttatcacaccagcgttatactgtacaatccctgcaaattgcgtgcaaaggaaaccgaagttttccagtttataatctgcttttattgtgaagtactcccatgcatcctgctttaattgcacttcttaaccaaaagaagtgcaatattttgctactagtttttgagcgtatcatttgttgtttcccaagtggccactggggcgcaggagcaggatttgaagaaaaattaaataaatgcttacatctgcataagctttaaagacaaagacatcaaaattggcacagtaatagatattaaggagaactttaagcataccaaatttgaatcagattaggtcatctgttgatttttttgcatttccccccttaaacccatttcctggtatgcaaaggatctagccgcaaggtagcaacaacaacaacggcaacagcttagtgctgttaGCTTAACGGCAATTAGCTtaggataattcaagggaaacaggtacgtgggatgaagctctaagaaTCTCAAAGCTTCTCTTACCATCTCTATGTCTactttcagggctcatctacaccaagcaggagattccACCAAGtggtaagaaagtggtatataaaaggcaggagccacactagtacTTTATAggggtattaaagtgcactgcaggatctaaactactgtttatagtggtactgaagtgcactgacaactgttggggctcattacacatctacaccaagcagggtataacactatgaacgtggtatggaagtggtacaCGGTATGTGTCAtgtgccacaacagttgtcagtgcacttcaatactgctataaagcagtggtgtggctcctgccttttatatactgctttcataccactttaatagtgaaatatcctgcttggtgtagatgagctctaagtTTATTGACAGTATTGAGATTGGATCTCTACCcaaagagcttttcttttcctgctttt includes the following:
- the LOC134406660 gene encoding olfactory receptor 13H1-like, whose protein sequence is MGRNDNETAMTEFILLGLSSNPHTKLILFGLFLLIYLITAVGNGLLILLAVVDPRLHTPMYFFLGNLSFLDICYTTSSIPQMLAHCLSDRPTMSYARCFAQMYILLFLGMTECLLLAMMSYDRWVAVCNPLRYMLIMNRKVCIALATFSWGCSFLLILVPSLTTQASLCGHNIIDHFVCEIQAMLTLACSDTRSNWAIMSATSIFTLLLPFGFIVVTYGRIIMAVLKMQSTENRNKAFSTCSSHLMVVAVFYGTAMSMYLQPQAKSSSDKGKYIAIFYATITPMLNPLIYSLRNKDVKQAFWKVAGRKRNL